From Corynebacterium sp. BD556, the proteins below share one genomic window:
- the crtI gene encoding phytoene desaturase family protein translates to MSKTTAVVIGAGASGLATAALISREGYDVTVVERLATYGGRSGEETIDGFRFDTGPSWYLMPDAFDHFFGLFGKRTADLLDLVDLSPAYRVFPEGRAAVDVESGRDNAVRLFDSIEPGAGARLKDYLDSAASVYDMAVERFLYTTFTSLRPFTAREVRSRYLELFRLMSVSLDRFVARRFHDTRLRQILTYPAVFLSSHPARTPSMYHLMSHTDLVQGVRYPQGGFAAVMDAIYSLAAENGATFRFGADVTAISHDGARATGVTLADATEITADLVVSCADLHFTETRLLPTKLRTYDEKWFGARDPGLGTVLLMLGVAGEIPQLAHHNLLFSENWEEDFTAVFDGPTNTRPERFSRSIYISKPSATDPSTAPEGHENLFVLIPTPAAVDIGRGDMYATNASPAVRRITESAIDQIAHWCNIPDLGERILISRSLGPADFAERYHAWSGGSIGPAHTLRQSAFLRGTNRSRKLPNLYYAGASTVPGVGVPMCLISAENVLKRLRHDSTPGPLPEDL, encoded by the coding sequence GTGAGTAAAACAACAGCCGTCGTCATCGGCGCGGGTGCTTCCGGGCTGGCCACCGCAGCCCTGATCAGCCGGGAGGGCTACGACGTCACCGTCGTCGAACGCCTCGCAACCTACGGTGGGCGCTCAGGGGAGGAAACCATCGACGGTTTCCGCTTCGACACCGGCCCGTCCTGGTACCTCATGCCAGACGCCTTCGACCACTTCTTCGGATTATTCGGCAAACGCACCGCAGACCTGCTGGACCTGGTAGACCTCTCCCCCGCCTACCGTGTATTTCCCGAGGGCCGCGCAGCAGTAGACGTCGAGTCTGGCCGAGACAACGCGGTCCGACTTTTCGATTCCATTGAGCCCGGTGCAGGCGCCCGACTGAAGGACTACCTCGATTCGGCAGCCAGTGTCTACGACATGGCCGTTGAGCGTTTCCTCTACACCACGTTCACCTCGCTGCGCCCCTTTACCGCGCGGGAAGTGCGCTCGCGTTACCTGGAACTGTTTCGGCTCATGAGTGTTTCCTTAGACAGGTTCGTCGCCCGCCGCTTCCACGACACGCGCCTGCGCCAAATCCTGACCTACCCCGCGGTCTTTCTTTCCTCCCATCCGGCGCGCACCCCATCGATGTACCACCTGATGAGCCACACCGACCTTGTCCAAGGGGTGCGCTATCCGCAGGGCGGCTTCGCGGCAGTCATGGACGCAATCTACAGCCTCGCGGCAGAAAACGGCGCCACATTCCGCTTCGGCGCAGACGTCACCGCCATCTCCCACGACGGCGCACGCGCCACGGGCGTCACGCTTGCCGACGCCACCGAAATCACCGCCGATCTCGTCGTTTCCTGCGCCGACTTACACTTCACCGAAACCCGCCTACTTCCCACAAAGCTGCGAACTTACGACGAAAAATGGTTCGGCGCCCGTGACCCAGGCCTGGGCACGGTACTGCTCATGCTTGGAGTCGCAGGTGAGATCCCTCAACTAGCGCACCACAACCTGCTGTTTAGCGAAAACTGGGAAGAAGACTTCACCGCCGTCTTCGACGGTCCCACCAACACCCGCCCCGAGCGCTTTTCGCGTTCCATCTACATCTCAAAACCCTCAGCCACAGACCCGTCAACCGCCCCCGAGGGCCACGAGAACCTGTTCGTTCTCATCCCCACCCCGGCTGCCGTCGACATCGGGCGCGGCGACATGTACGCCACCAACGCATCCCCGGCTGTCCGGCGCATCACCGAAAGCGCCATCGACCAGATCGCACACTGGTGCAACATTCCTGATCTTGGCGAGCGTATCCTTATCTCACGCAGCCTCGGACCCGCCGATTTCGCCGAACGCTACCACGCTTGGTCCGGCGGCTCCATCGGCCCGGCCCACACCCTGCGCCAATCCGCGTTCCTGCGTGGAACCAACCGTTCGCGAAAACTTCCCAACCTCTACTACGCCGGCGCGAGCACGGTGCCCGGCGTCGGCGTGCCCATGTGTCTGATCTCCGCCGAAAACGTGCTCAAGCGCCTGCGCCACGACTCCACCCCCGGCCCGCTCCCGGAGGACCTATGA
- a CDS encoding phytoene/squalene synthase family protein: MDSTTASSLDLYDKTCDAAAARVIAAYSSSFSLATRVLSAPMRRDIRNLYAMVRIADEIVDGAAAEANQDVRALIDAYEKAVLAAPDQHFHTDPVLHAYARSARRCGFNPAHIRAFFASMRRDTAQSTYDEAEFADYVYGSAEVIGLLCLSVFLSHHPVPHNQRPELEAGARALGSAFQKINFLRDMAEDNGELGRTYFPQLGDAPLNDTAKAEIVANIRLELDHARRVIPLLPGSARLGVAAAEALFRELTDRVDETPAGVLLRQRVSIPTHTKLVVTARAIRNARKGAPRE, encoded by the coding sequence ATGGACTCCACCACTGCTTCCTCCCTGGATCTCTACGACAAGACTTGCGACGCCGCCGCCGCCCGCGTCATCGCCGCCTACTCATCTAGCTTCTCGCTGGCCACGCGCGTGCTCAGCGCACCAATGCGCCGAGACATCCGCAACCTCTACGCCATGGTGCGCATCGCCGACGAAATCGTCGACGGCGCCGCAGCCGAAGCCAACCAAGACGTGCGCGCGCTTATCGACGCCTACGAAAAAGCCGTCCTGGCCGCACCCGACCAACACTTCCACACTGACCCCGTCCTGCACGCCTACGCACGCAGCGCCCGACGCTGCGGGTTCAACCCCGCACACATCCGCGCCTTTTTCGCTTCCATGCGCCGCGACACCGCCCAATCCACCTACGACGAAGCCGAGTTCGCTGACTACGTTTACGGCTCCGCCGAGGTCATCGGCCTTTTGTGCCTATCGGTTTTTCTTTCCCACCACCCGGTCCCGCACAACCAACGCCCGGAACTTGAAGCGGGGGCACGAGCGCTTGGCTCCGCCTTCCAAAAAATCAATTTTCTGCGTGACATGGCGGAGGACAACGGCGAGCTCGGACGCACCTACTTCCCCCAACTTGGCGACGCCCCACTTAACGACACCGCCAAGGCCGAGATCGTCGCCAACATCCGCTTAGAACTTGACCACGCACGCCGCGTCATCCCCTTATTGCCCGGCAGCGCACGCCTTGGAGTCGCCGCAGCCGAGGCACTATTTCGGGAACTTACCGACCGGGTCGACGAAACCCCGGCGGGAGTTCTGCTTCGCCAACGTGTCTCCATCCCCACTCACACCAAACTCGTCGTCACAGCACGTGCAATCCGCAACGCCAGAAAAGGGGCACCACGTGAGTAA
- a CDS encoding glycosyltransferase family A protein, producing MFSPSICLVVPCRNDAALLERCLRSFTDQKSPPDDIVVVDNASTDNTSEVARSFGAHIIYEQQVGITWAASAGYDAATQLGHHIILRTDADAWAQPGFVDKLRHEWARPAPNSKRVVGVTGRATFDLVAGGKLASAIYLNAYRLSVGAALGHTPFFGTNASFTTQWWSEVRDSLDLSDTQSHDDIQLSFAVRPNETVRYVPTLNLHMDPRALKGAAQLHSRFSRGWHSMLKGFAYSAPPRRLVERWTS from the coding sequence GTGTTCTCTCCCTCTATCTGCCTCGTTGTTCCCTGCCGCAATGACGCAGCCCTGCTTGAGCGCTGCCTCCGAAGCTTCACTGACCAAAAATCACCACCGGACGACATCGTCGTGGTCGACAACGCTTCCACGGACAACACATCTGAGGTAGCACGCAGCTTCGGCGCGCACATCATCTACGAACAACAAGTAGGAATCACCTGGGCCGCCAGCGCAGGCTACGACGCAGCCACCCAGCTCGGCCACCACATCATCCTGCGCACAGACGCAGATGCTTGGGCGCAACCGGGGTTCGTCGATAAGCTGCGCCACGAATGGGCACGCCCCGCGCCCAACAGCAAACGCGTCGTCGGAGTGACAGGGCGGGCAACCTTCGACCTCGTCGCCGGCGGCAAACTAGCCAGCGCAATCTACCTCAACGCGTACCGGCTCAGCGTCGGCGCCGCGCTCGGCCACACCCCATTTTTCGGCACCAACGCCAGCTTCACCACCCAATGGTGGAGCGAAGTACGCGACAGCCTCGACCTTTCCGACACACAATCCCACGACGACATCCAACTATCTTTCGCAGTGCGCCCCAATGAGACTGTCCGCTACGTGCCCACACTGAACCTACACATGGACCCCCGCGCCCTGAAAGGTGCTGCGCAACTACACAGCCGCTTCTCGCGCGGCTGGCACTCAATGCTGAAAGGTTTCGCATATTCCGCACCACCGCGGCGGCTTGTGGAAAGGTGGACCTCATAA
- a CDS encoding ABC transporter substrate-binding protein, with amino-acid sequence MTPHKITVASTAAIATLFLSACGSSDPFEDASTAPSTPAEANTVIIGTANFPESEIIGQIWAEALRQEGFDVKVASGIGSREVYLSALEEGSVTLIPEYSGNLAQFFGDLPAGADEQTVKDTLTSVLPPSLSTGEFSPAESKDAYRVTRQIAEEFGLATIADLDKLEHITIAAPPEFAERPAGPQGLTATYGIDAAKITVVPISDGGGPLTVQTLVQGAANTANIFTTSPALLSDGSEADLVTLSDPENLIPPQNVVPVLKAGSLPRGALETINKVGAKLTTDSLVHMNLRNVGPERTEPTQIAKEWVHNNT; translated from the coding sequence ATGACTCCCCACAAAATCACCGTCGCTTCCACCGCAGCCATCGCCACCCTGTTTTTATCCGCGTGCGGCTCGTCCGATCCTTTCGAAGACGCTTCGACTGCCCCGTCGACGCCAGCAGAAGCCAACACGGTAATTATCGGCACCGCGAACTTCCCCGAATCCGAAATCATCGGCCAGATTTGGGCGGAGGCGTTGCGCCAGGAAGGCTTCGACGTCAAGGTCGCCTCCGGCATTGGTTCACGCGAGGTCTACCTCAGTGCCCTCGAAGAAGGCTCCGTAACCCTCATCCCGGAGTACTCGGGCAACCTCGCCCAGTTCTTCGGGGACCTGCCGGCGGGCGCAGATGAGCAAACGGTCAAAGATACCCTCACCAGTGTGTTGCCCCCTTCCCTCAGCACGGGCGAGTTCAGCCCTGCAGAATCTAAAGATGCCTACCGCGTCACCCGGCAGATCGCTGAGGAATTCGGCCTGGCCACGATCGCGGATCTCGACAAACTCGAACACATCACCATCGCCGCTCCCCCAGAGTTTGCTGAGCGCCCCGCCGGCCCGCAGGGTCTGACGGCTACCTACGGCATCGACGCTGCCAAAATCACCGTTGTTCCCATTTCCGACGGCGGTGGCCCCCTCACCGTCCAAACCCTGGTGCAGGGTGCGGCGAACACCGCGAACATTTTTACCACCTCACCTGCGCTGCTTAGCGACGGCTCCGAGGCTGACCTGGTCACCCTCAGCGACCCGGAAAACCTCATCCCGCCACAAAATGTTGTTCCGGTGCTCAAGGCCGGCTCACTTCCCCGCGGCGCGCTTGAAACCATCAACAAGGTCGGCGCGAAGCTCACCACCGATTCCCTCGTCCACATGAACCTGCGCAACGTGGGCCCGGAACGCACCGAACCAACGCAGATCGCCAAGGAATGGGTCCATAACAACACCTAA
- a CDS encoding ABC transporter permease — protein sequence MNQLLAAFEFLTTSANWFGAAGIGTRTAQHLGYCALAVALAALIAVPVGIAVGHSRRGATTVQTIAGALRALPVLGLLTWLAIILPFGVTVPLVPATIVLVLLAVAPLLAGVVSGFNSVERDVVHSARAAGYSETQILTRVELPLAAPVIVGGLRSCVVQVIGTATVVSYIGLGGLGRFLIDGLAVQDYPRMVAGAVLVTTVALAVDVILAGVQHLIQPTLGSKPD from the coding sequence ATGAACCAACTTCTCGCCGCCTTCGAGTTCCTCACGACCTCCGCGAACTGGTTTGGTGCGGCGGGCATCGGGACGCGCACGGCTCAGCACCTCGGCTACTGCGCGCTGGCTGTCGCCCTGGCAGCATTGATCGCAGTACCAGTCGGCATCGCAGTAGGCCACAGCCGCCGGGGCGCTACCACAGTGCAAACGATTGCAGGCGCCTTGCGCGCACTGCCTGTGCTCGGCTTGCTCACCTGGTTGGCGATCATTTTGCCTTTCGGTGTGACCGTCCCCCTCGTGCCGGCGACCATTGTCCTGGTGCTGCTCGCGGTCGCGCCGCTTCTTGCGGGGGTAGTCTCCGGATTCAATTCCGTCGAGCGCGATGTGGTCCACTCCGCCCGCGCAGCAGGATACAGTGAAACCCAGATCCTCACCCGAGTCGAGCTGCCACTAGCCGCACCAGTCATAGTCGGCGGGCTCCGCTCGTGTGTCGTGCAGGTCATCGGCACCGCCACGGTGGTCTCCTACATAGGTTTAGGTGGGTTGGGACGCTTCCTCATAGACGGCCTGGCCGTCCAGGATTACCCGCGTATGGTCGCGGGTGCGGTGTTGGTCACGACCGTGGCACTCGCAGTCGATGTGATCTTGGCGGGGGTGCAGCACCTGATCCAGCCCACATTAGGCTCGAAGCCCGATTAG
- a CDS encoding ABC transporter permease has product MNWQWLGANTGRIGALALDHLLLTLPAVVAAFVIAVPVGWLAHSSGKAREVIVMATSLIYVIPSLALFVLLPLVLGTSVLSPLNVVVAMTLYGTALMVRTASDSFAAVPQAVRQSAIAAGYTRASRALRVELPLAGPGLLAGLRVVSASTVSLVSVGALIGVHSLGTLFTEGFQRSFPTQIIAGLVATIALAVLLDAALVAISRILMPWTRKAAHR; this is encoded by the coding sequence ATGAACTGGCAATGGTTGGGCGCCAACACCGGGCGCATCGGCGCGCTCGCGCTCGATCACCTGCTGCTCACCCTGCCAGCAGTTGTGGCCGCCTTCGTGATCGCCGTGCCAGTGGGCTGGCTCGCACATTCTTCGGGCAAGGCCCGCGAGGTCATTGTCATGGCGACGAGCCTGATTTATGTCATCCCCTCGTTAGCTCTTTTTGTGCTGCTGCCGCTCGTGCTGGGCACCTCCGTGCTCTCACCGCTCAATGTGGTGGTGGCGATGACTCTCTACGGCACCGCTTTGATGGTGCGCACCGCCTCGGACTCTTTCGCCGCGGTCCCTCAAGCTGTGCGCCAGTCCGCCATAGCCGCCGGATACACTCGGGCCAGCCGCGCGCTTCGCGTCGAGCTTCCGCTGGCAGGCCCCGGTTTGCTCGCCGGGCTGCGCGTCGTGTCCGCATCGACTGTCAGTCTTGTCTCCGTCGGTGCGCTAATTGGCGTACATTCGTTGGGCACCTTATTCACGGAGGGTTTCCAGCGCTCCTTCCCCACCCAGATCATCGCGGGCCTTGTCGCCACGATTGCGCTGGCTGTGCTTCTCGACGCCGCCCTGGTCGCCATCAGCCGCATCCTCATGCCCTGGACCCGAAAGGCGGCGCACCGATGA
- a CDS encoding ATP-binding cassette domain-containing protein, with translation MIEFRAVSKTYPGADTPAVKHFSHTVRKGSTTVFVGPSGCGKTTLLRMVNRMVEPDSGQVVVRGQDVCEAHPVQLRRSIGYVMQHSGLMPHRNAVENVADIAALAGASKSEARQRAKEMLRLVNLGPELFDRYPAELSGGQAQRVGVARGMVTRPDILIMDEPFAAVDPVVRRGLQQEVMSLRNRFDTTVLMVTHDVDEAFLLADEVVILGHGAHIEQTGSPADILSCPANAAVSDFIGAEGRSLHIERRGDKTFVIDAAGNIKGVLE, from the coding sequence ATGATTGAATTCCGCGCCGTGAGCAAAACCTACCCTGGTGCGGACACGCCCGCCGTAAAGCACTTCAGCCACACCGTGCGCAAAGGTTCGACCACTGTGTTCGTCGGGCCTTCGGGGTGCGGAAAAACGACCCTTCTGCGCATGGTTAACCGCATGGTAGAACCCGACTCCGGTCAGGTTGTGGTACGCGGACAAGATGTCTGCGAAGCTCACCCTGTGCAATTGCGGCGCAGCATCGGCTACGTCATGCAACATTCCGGGCTGATGCCACACCGCAACGCAGTGGAAAACGTCGCAGATATAGCGGCGTTAGCGGGGGCGTCGAAAAGCGAGGCGCGACAACGCGCCAAAGAGATGCTGCGCCTTGTCAACCTCGGCCCGGAACTGTTTGATCGCTACCCGGCGGAGCTGTCCGGCGGGCAGGCGCAGCGCGTCGGCGTGGCCCGGGGAATGGTCACGCGCCCAGACATCCTCATCATGGACGAGCCTTTCGCTGCCGTGGACCCGGTGGTGCGCCGCGGCCTGCAACAAGAAGTTATGTCCTTGCGCAATAGGTTCGACACAACGGTGTTGATGGTCACCCACGACGTCGACGAAGCTTTCCTGCTTGCCGACGAAGTTGTCATCCTCGGCCACGGCGCACATATCGAACAGACCGGCTCTCCCGCCGACATCCTCTCCTGCCCCGCTAACGCCGCCGTTAGCGACTTTATCGGCGCGGAAGGCCGCAGCCTTCACATTGAACGCCGAGGCGATAAGACCTTTGTGATCGACGCCGCCGGAAACATCAAAGGGGTCCTCGAATGA
- a CDS encoding CPBP family glutamic-type intramembrane protease, translated as MARNLVFFLPCALGFLGLFTARFMGDGTAGYYAATLFTAAVYASAWWVWGRRDMLTCRRVGRDIAVGVGLGVTLGAVFVLGATVVSHIPFLADPVTQLLTASQRGGLPMTILVLVMNGIGEELVYRDVVPGQLEKTGLVRGKVALGVASVGIYTLVTVAMGVPLLLLGAASLGALCYLLASNTSRLWAPLAAHLSWSISMLFLLPLFFH; from the coding sequence GTGGCCCGAAACCTCGTCTTCTTTCTGCCCTGCGCACTGGGTTTTCTCGGCCTGTTCACCGCGCGCTTCATGGGTGATGGCACCGCAGGCTACTACGCCGCCACATTGTTTACAGCCGCCGTCTACGCGAGTGCGTGGTGGGTGTGGGGCCGCCGCGACATGCTCACCTGCCGTCGCGTCGGCCGGGACATCGCTGTCGGAGTGGGACTTGGCGTCACGCTCGGGGCCGTGTTCGTCCTCGGAGCGACGGTTGTCAGCCACATTCCCTTTTTGGCTGACCCTGTGACCCAACTGCTCACCGCCTCACAGCGCGGGGGTTTGCCCATGACCATACTCGTGCTAGTAATGAACGGCATCGGCGAGGAACTGGTCTACCGAGACGTCGTTCCGGGCCAATTGGAAAAAACCGGCCTGGTGCGGGGCAAAGTGGCACTTGGCGTTGCCTCCGTAGGTATCTACACGCTAGTTACCGTGGCCATGGGTGTGCCGCTTTTACTCCTCGGCGCGGCCTCATTAGGTGCCCTGTGTTACCTGCTCGCAAGCAACACCAGTCGGCTATGGGCACCGCTGGCGGCACATCTGAGCTGGAGCATCTCAATGCTTTTCCTGCTGCCGTTGTTTTTTCACTGA
- a CDS encoding tryptophan-rich sensory protein: protein MNSPRGRFALVTGATGFIGSLVVDQLLRDGWAVRTLSRSRDKALAQPWGNAIVPEGGPAGPGEVEIIEGDAAERCDLDRALDGIDCAWYLMHSMAHGSGFGGREQDMARNFGAAAKDKEVGRIVYLGGLHPSGPGLSEHLSSRVKVGEILMNSGVPTAALQAGVVIGAGSLSFALLRHCAERVPLFGAPGWITNEITPISARDIIYYLVAAADLAPEVNRTFDVGGPDTMKYVDMLGRYAKAMGLHYRPYLVAPIMTRRIASWGLGLLTPLSYDEIMPIFDSVSASTVVKERDLENKVGVPQGGNMGFEEAVRSAAEGVDAGRYGKIASTVHVAVLLAAAVGSLLTNTSGASYKRLRTPVWQPPSWVFPMVWTVLYTDLAVMSTLTIADAFERGEDKQGRGNAVALGVNLVLNVAWCALFFRTQRSALSTAVAGALAVSSADLVRRAHREKPQRAWWLAPYAAWCGFATLLNV, encoded by the coding sequence ATGAATTCGCCGCGCGGCCGTTTCGCCCTCGTCACTGGAGCCACCGGCTTCATTGGCAGCCTCGTTGTAGACCAGTTGCTTCGCGATGGTTGGGCTGTTCGCACCCTTTCGCGCAGCCGCGACAAAGCCCTCGCGCAGCCTTGGGGCAACGCAATCGTGCCGGAAGGAGGCCCCGCCGGGCCCGGCGAGGTAGAAATCATTGAAGGTGATGCCGCCGAGCGTTGCGACCTCGACCGTGCCTTAGATGGTATCGACTGCGCTTGGTACCTCATGCACTCGATGGCTCATGGCAGCGGCTTCGGCGGGCGTGAACAGGACATGGCCCGTAACTTCGGTGCGGCAGCAAAGGACAAAGAGGTGGGGCGCATCGTCTACCTGGGAGGGCTGCACCCGTCTGGCCCCGGATTGTCCGAGCATCTTAGCTCGCGGGTGAAAGTCGGGGAGATCCTGATGAACTCTGGTGTGCCCACTGCAGCACTGCAGGCCGGCGTGGTCATCGGAGCCGGTTCTTTATCTTTCGCGCTGTTGCGCCACTGCGCAGAGCGTGTCCCGCTTTTCGGCGCGCCCGGCTGGATTACCAACGAGATCACCCCAATTTCCGCCCGCGACATCATCTACTATCTCGTTGCTGCGGCCGACCTGGCGCCGGAAGTCAACCGCACCTTCGACGTCGGCGGGCCCGACACCATGAAGTACGTCGACATGTTGGGACGCTACGCCAAAGCAATGGGGTTGCATTACCGCCCATACCTCGTCGCCCCGATCATGACCCGCCGGATCGCTTCTTGGGGCTTGGGGCTACTGACGCCGCTGAGCTACGACGAGATTATGCCAATTTTCGATAGCGTCTCTGCCTCCACGGTGGTCAAGGAGCGAGATCTGGAGAATAAGGTGGGTGTGCCACAGGGCGGCAACATGGGTTTTGAGGAGGCGGTGCGAAGCGCCGCCGAGGGGGTCGATGCTGGCCGCTACGGAAAAATTGCCTCCACCGTCCACGTCGCGGTGCTTCTCGCTGCGGCTGTAGGCAGCCTGCTTACCAACACCTCGGGGGCGAGCTACAAGCGTTTGCGCACACCCGTGTGGCAGCCGCCGAGCTGGGTTTTTCCGATGGTGTGGACGGTCCTGTATACCGACCTCGCCGTGATGAGCACCCTGACCATCGCCGATGCCTTTGAGCGCGGAGAAGATAAACAAGGCCGCGGCAACGCTGTCGCGCTGGGTGTCAACCTCGTTCTCAACGTCGCGTGGTGCGCGCTGTTTTTCCGCACGCAGCGTAGCGCCCTGTCCACCGCGGTCGCCGGGGCACTCGCCGTGTCCTCAGCCGATCTTGTGCGCCGCGCCCACCGCGAGAAACCGCAACGCGCGTGGTGGTTGGCCCCCTACGCGGCCTGGTGCGGTTTTGCCACCTTGCTCAACGTCTGA
- a CDS encoding Bax inhibitor-1/YccA family protein — protein MKTNNPVLNSLPGAQSQNGYGYQQGQVGYPQFGSAGSATDRPITIDDVVTKSGITLAVIVVFAVLNFGLYMVGYEGLAMALTLVGAIGGFITVLVHAFGKKYGSKAVTLIYAVFEGLFVGGFSLILSGYTVGGADAGALIFQAILGTLGVFFGMLFVYKTGAIRVTPRFNRILTGAIIGVAVMALGNFLLAIFTTQNPLRDGGILSIIFGLVCVVLAALSFLQDFDVADRLVRTGAPANMAWGVALGLAVTIVWLYTEILRLLSYFNRD, from the coding sequence GTGAAAACCAACAACCCTGTGCTGAACTCCCTGCCGGGGGCACAGTCGCAAAACGGATACGGATACCAGCAGGGCCAAGTCGGATACCCACAGTTCGGCTCTGCCGGCTCTGCTACAGACCGCCCAATCACCATCGATGACGTGGTGACCAAATCAGGTATTACCCTGGCGGTCATCGTCGTGTTTGCGGTGCTCAACTTCGGTCTGTACATGGTGGGCTATGAGGGACTGGCCATGGCACTGACCCTGGTCGGCGCCATCGGAGGCTTCATCACCGTTCTCGTCCACGCTTTTGGCAAGAAGTATGGCAGCAAAGCCGTGACCCTGATCTACGCCGTATTTGAAGGACTGTTCGTCGGCGGTTTCTCGCTGATCCTCAGTGGCTACACGGTCGGCGGGGCAGATGCTGGCGCGTTGATTTTCCAGGCGATCCTGGGCACCCTCGGCGTGTTCTTCGGCATGCTGTTCGTGTACAAGACCGGCGCGATCCGCGTCACCCCGCGCTTTAACCGCATCCTCACCGGCGCCATCATTGGCGTCGCTGTAATGGCGCTGGGCAACTTCCTTCTGGCCATCTTCACCACGCAGAACCCGCTGCGAGACGGCGGCATCTTGTCCATCATCTTCGGCCTGGTCTGTGTTGTCCTGGCAGCCCTGAGCTTCCTCCAGGACTTCGACGTGGCAGACCGCCTCGTGCGCACCGGAGCGCCAGCCAACATGGCTTGGGGTGTAGCCCTCGGTTTGGCAGTGACCATCGTTTGGCTCTACACCGAGATCCTGCGCCTGCTGTCCTACTTCAACCGCGACTGA
- the greA gene encoding transcription elongation factor GreA, which translates to MAEAEKQYITPEMKAKLESELQALIDNRPIIAAEINERREEGDLKENAGYDAAREQQDQEEARIKQISELLANSTTERTGIVDGVALVGSVVHVYYNGDENDKETFLIGTRAASTDNEHLETYSEHSSLGAAVVGASEGETRTYTAPNGREISVTIVAAEPYDSVKASTPRAN; encoded by the coding sequence ATGGCTGAAGCTGAGAAGCAGTACATCACTCCGGAGATGAAGGCCAAGCTCGAGTCCGAGCTGCAGGCGCTCATTGACAACCGACCTATTATCGCCGCCGAGATCAACGAGCGCCGCGAGGAAGGCGACCTCAAGGAAAACGCGGGTTACGACGCCGCCCGTGAGCAGCAGGACCAGGAAGAAGCCCGCATCAAGCAGATTTCCGAGCTGCTTGCCAACTCAACTACTGAACGCACCGGCATTGTCGACGGTGTGGCGTTGGTGGGCTCCGTGGTGCACGTTTACTACAACGGCGACGAAAACGATAAGGAAACATTCCTGATCGGTACTCGCGCTGCCTCCACCGACAACGAGCACTTGGAAACATACTCCGAGCACTCCTCACTCGGCGCCGCCGTCGTCGGCGCCTCGGAGGGCGAAACCCGCACCTACACCGCCCCGAACGGCCGCGAAATTTCGGTCACGATCGTCGCCGCCGAGCCGTATGATTCTGTTAAGGCTTCGACGCCGCGCGCGAACTAA
- a CDS encoding DUF4307 domain-containing protein: MSPTARPHTTNSRYGDPSRRNVPGGLSGKILAIATVAVLLLVAVAFGRNVMQRQSVPVTADFITQEAIDDTTTRLWIDVDRKDPSIVSYCIVTAVDYSFAEVGRREVLVPAGGEQLVRIGVELPVRSPAVSGRVYGCSQDIPFYLNTEQENYEAR; encoded by the coding sequence GTGTCTCCAACCGCCCGCCCGCACACCACCAACTCCCGCTACGGCGACCCGTCGCGCCGCAACGTACCCGGCGGCCTCAGCGGAAAAATCCTCGCCATCGCAACGGTCGCTGTGTTGCTGCTCGTCGCCGTGGCATTCGGCCGCAACGTCATGCAACGCCAGTCCGTGCCCGTCACCGCGGACTTCATTACGCAAGAGGCGATCGACGACACAACTACCCGCCTATGGATCGATGTGGACCGCAAAGACCCCTCCATCGTCTCCTACTGCATCGTTACCGCCGTCGACTACAGCTTTGCTGAAGTCGGGCGCCGCGAGGTGCTCGTCCCCGCCGGCGGAGAGCAACTTGTTCGCATCGGCGTTGAGTTGCCGGTGCGCTCGCCGGCCGTCTCCGGTCGCGTCTACGGCTGCTCGCAAGACATTCCTTTTTATCTAAATACCGAGCAAGAAAACTACGAGGCCCGCTAA